One Campylobacter concisus DNA segment encodes these proteins:
- the der gene encoding ribosome biogenesis GTPase Der, whose translation MQKVILVGKPNVGKSSLFNRLAGRRIAITSDVSGTTRDTNKAKIEVESKECILIDSGGLDDSSELFKNVKAKTLAEARNSDVILYMVDGKMMPDDEDRAIFYELSKLNLPIALIINKIDSKKDEQREWEFVSFGAKNAFGISVSHNTGIDELSMWLAKHIEDKVQIKADTSEDFDDFLENYNDEGELSDEIDYESKNIRVGIIGRVNVGKSSLLNALVKESRAVVSDVAGTTIDPVNEIYEHDGRVFEFVDTAGIRKRGKIEGIERYALNRTEKILEETDVALLVLDSSEPLTELDERIAGIASKFELGVIIVLNKWDKSSEEFDELCKEIKDRFKFLSYAPIISVSALGGKRVHKIYPLIVEIYKNYTQKIQTSKLNEVIGEATKVHPLPRDKGRVVKIYYAVQFKTAPIMIALIMNRPKCLHFSYKRYLTNKLRESFNLTGVPIVLIPKKRGESDENKEQ comes from the coding sequence TTGCAAAAAGTAATATTAGTAGGCAAGCCAAATGTCGGCAAAAGCTCACTTTTTAACCGCTTAGCTGGTCGTCGTATCGCTATAACAAGCGATGTTAGCGGCACGACAAGAGATACGAACAAAGCTAAGATCGAGGTTGAGAGCAAAGAGTGCATATTAATCGACAGCGGTGGCCTTGATGATAGTAGCGAGCTTTTTAAAAACGTAAAAGCAAAGACCTTAGCAGAGGCTAGAAACTCAGACGTCATCTTATACATGGTCGATGGCAAAATGATGCCAGATGACGAGGATAGAGCCATTTTTTATGAACTTAGCAAGCTAAATTTACCAATCGCACTCATCATCAACAAAATAGACAGCAAAAAAGACGAACAAAGAGAGTGGGAATTTGTAAGCTTTGGTGCGAAAAATGCCTTTGGAATTTCCGTAAGCCACAACACAGGCATAGATGAGCTTAGTATGTGGCTAGCAAAGCATATAGAAGATAAAGTACAGATAAAGGCCGATACGAGCGAAGATTTTGATGATTTTTTAGAAAACTATAACGACGAGGGCGAGCTAAGCGACGAGATAGACTATGAAAGCAAAAACATTAGAGTTGGTATCATAGGCCGCGTAAATGTCGGCAAAAGCTCGCTTCTAAACGCTCTTGTAAAGGAGAGTCGCGCTGTCGTTAGCGACGTGGCAGGAACTACGATCGACCCAGTAAATGAAATTTATGAGCATGATGGCAGGGTTTTTGAGTTTGTTGATACTGCTGGTATTAGAAAGCGTGGCAAGATCGAGGGTATCGAGAGATACGCACTGAATAGAACTGAGAAAATTTTAGAAGAGACAGACGTAGCTCTACTCGTGCTTGATAGCTCTGAGCCACTAACCGAGCTTGATGAGCGTATCGCTGGCATCGCCTCTAAATTTGAGCTTGGCGTCATCATCGTGCTAAACAAATGGGACAAAAGCAGCGAAGAATTTGACGAGCTTTGCAAAGAGATAAAAGATAGGTTTAAATTTCTCTCATACGCGCCGATTATCAGTGTTTCGGCACTTGGTGGTAAAAGAGTGCATAAAATTTACCCGCTCATAGTTGAAATTTATAAAAACTACACTCAAAAAATCCAAACTTCAAAGCTAAACGAAGTGATCGGTGAAGCGACCAAAGTACACCCACTGCCACGAGATAAAGGCAGGGTTGTGAAAATTTACTACGCAGTGCAGTTTAAGACTGCACCTATCATGATAGCGCTTATAATGAACCGCCCAAAATGCCTGCACTTTAGCTACAAACGCTACCTGACAAACAAGCTTAGAGAGAGTTTTAACCTAACTGGCGTGCCTATCGTGCTAATCCCTAAAAAACGTGGAGAGAGCGATGAAAACAAAGAACAATAA
- a CDS encoding DMT family transporter gives MLKRFYISHLGIFYMLFACFMFAVTGAFAKYLSKDMPSIEVVFFRNLIGLFIVIYAIYRFPFKQAGGHFFLLMFRGFVGTVALFAFFYNVAHVNLATAFTFQKTNPIFTAILAAFIFKERLSSLGWFAVFLGFGGILLVIQPNLGISKTDIIGIWSGLGAAIAYTSVKELNKSYGTNVIVLSFMLWGSFLPLICMGLAEFFTYEPLDFLFSKFSMPSWYNVIFILLMGLSGYFFQSYMTKAFAVGKKAGVIAAVSYADVIFTLIIGYFMGDVLPNQTALLGILLVIVSGILVLKEK, from the coding sequence ATGTTAAAAAGGTTTTATATTTCGCATCTTGGTATTTTTTATATGCTTTTTGCTTGCTTTATGTTTGCCGTTACTGGCGCATTTGCAAAGTATCTTAGCAAAGATATGCCATCTATCGAAGTTGTATTTTTTAGAAATTTAATAGGCCTTTTTATCGTTATTTATGCCATTTATAGATTTCCATTTAAGCAAGCTGGTGGACACTTTTTTTTGCTAATGTTTCGTGGTTTTGTGGGTACGGTCGCACTTTTTGCCTTTTTTTACAATGTCGCTCATGTAAATTTGGCCACAGCTTTTACATTTCAAAAGACAAATCCAATCTTTACAGCTATCCTTGCAGCTTTTATTTTCAAAGAGCGTCTAAGCTCACTTGGCTGGTTTGCTGTATTTTTGGGATTTGGGGGAATTTTGCTTGTTATCCAGCCAAATTTAGGCATAAGCAAGACTGATATCATCGGCATTTGGAGTGGTCTTGGAGCGGCTATTGCCTACACAAGCGTCAAGGAGCTAAACAAGAGTTACGGTACAAATGTTATCGTGCTAAGTTTTATGCTTTGGGGCTCGTTTTTGCCACTTATTTGCATGGGTTTGGCAGAATTTTTCACCTATGAGCCACTTGATTTTTTGTTTTCAAAATTTAGCATGCCAAGCTGGTATAACGTTATTTTTATCTTGCTAATGGGACTTAGTGGATATTTTTTTCAGTCGTACATGACAAAGGCGTTTGCGGTTGGCAAAAAGGCTGGAGTGATCGCCGCGGTTAGCTACGCAGACGTCATTTTTACGCTTATAATTGGCTATTTTATGGGCGATGTATTGCCAAATCAAACGGCACTTTTAGGCATCTTACTAGTAATAGTGAGTGGAATTTTAGTTTTGAAAGAAAAATAA
- the kdsA gene encoding 3-deoxy-8-phosphooctulonate synthase — protein MILIAGPCVIESEQLVFDVAKRLVKFNEDKRIDFYFKSSFDKANRTSISSFRGPGLEKGCEILAKVKKEFGFKILTDIHESYQAAPVGEVADVLQIPAFLCRQTDLLVAAAKTKAVVNIKKGQFLAASAMKHSVKKVLETRGISGDGYDVAKQNGVWLTERGSTFGYGNLVVDMRNLVLMREFAPVIFDATHSVQMPSALGEKSGGDARFVPYLARAAAAAGVDGFFYETHINPCEALCDGPNMLNLDELDANITQIFKIKDALGDAN, from the coding sequence ATGATACTAATAGCAGGTCCTTGCGTCATCGAGAGCGAACAGCTCGTTTTTGACGTGGCAAAAAGGCTAGTTAAATTTAACGAAGATAAGCGGATAGATTTTTATTTCAAATCAAGCTTTGATAAGGCGAATCGCACGAGTATAAGCTCGTTTCGCGGGCCCGGACTTGAAAAAGGGTGCGAAATTTTAGCTAAGGTAAAAAAGGAATTCGGCTTTAAAATTTTAACCGATATCCACGAGAGCTACCAGGCCGCGCCTGTTGGCGAAGTGGCCGACGTGCTGCAAATCCCGGCGTTTTTGTGTCGCCAGACCGATCTGCTCGTAGCCGCGGCTAAGACAAAAGCCGTGGTAAATATCAAAAAAGGGCAGTTTTTAGCGGCGTCTGCAATGAAGCATTCGGTCAAAAAAGTGCTAGAAACAAGGGGTATTAGCGGCGACGGGTACGATGTCGCTAAACAAAACGGAGTGTGGCTAACGGAGCGAGGCAGCACCTTTGGCTACGGAAATTTAGTCGTAGATATGCGAAATTTGGTGCTGATGAGGGAGTTTGCGCCCGTGATTTTCGACGCGACTCACAGCGTGCAGATGCCGTCGGCTTTGGGTGAGAAAAGCGGCGGCGACGCGAGATTCGTGCCGTATCTGGCGCGAGCTGCGGCGGCTGCGGGCGTGGACGGATTTTTTTACGAGACGCATATTAATCCTTGCGAGGCGCTTTGCGACGGACCGAATATGCTAAATTTAGACGAACTAGACGCAAATATCACTCAAATTTTTAAGATAAAAGACGCCCTAGGCGATGCAAACTAA
- a CDS encoding DMT family transporter, which translates to MQTKGFLWVLGGAVAECGWAYGLKHAQDVVGFALTTALVCVSFVSFMKAMKYLPVSVAYTAFVGFGAFFIVVAESVSEYSSSGQMPDALRLFFIATLIAGVLGLKRLKS; encoded by the coding sequence ATGCAAACTAAGGGCTTTTTGTGGGTGCTAGGCGGCGCGGTCGCCGAGTGCGGCTGGGCGTACGGGCTAAAACACGCCCAAGATGTCGTAGGATTCGCGCTTACTACCGCGTTAGTCTGCGTTAGCTTCGTATCGTTTATGAAGGCTATGAAATACTTGCCCGTTAGCGTTGCATATACCGCATTTGTGGGATTTGGAGCGTTTTTTATCGTGGTCGCCGAAAGCGTTAGCGAATACAGCTCAAGCGGCCAGATGCCAGATGCTTTGCGGCTATTTTTCATAGCGACGCTGATCGCTGGCGTACTGGGGCTAAAAAGGCTAAAATCTTGA
- a CDS encoding DMT family transporter, which produces MTHILALLAAGCCEVLGVFFLTKFQKSLGVKKAANFLILVANFAISLWLLSYAMQAMPMSVAYAIWTGIGAVGAVGVGVIFNGEKMSAQKAFYLSLITLSAVMLKII; this is translated from the coding sequence TTGACGCATATTTTAGCTCTTTTGGCGGCCGGGTGCTGCGAGGTTTTGGGCGTGTTTTTTCTAACTAAATTTCAAAAAAGCTTAGGCGTGAAAAAGGCGGCGAATTTTTTGATTTTAGTTGCAAATTTCGCCATTTCGCTTTGGCTTTTGAGCTACGCGATGCAGGCGATGCCGATGTCGGTAGCGTACGCGATTTGGACGGGTATCGGAGCGGTTGGAGCCGTGGGCGTCGGAGTGATTTTTAACGGCGAAAAAATGAGTGCGCAAAAGGCGTTTTATCTATCGCTAATAACGCTAAGCGCGGTAATGTTAAAGATAATATAA
- the ribH gene encoding 6,7-dimethyl-8-ribityllumazine synthase, producing MKIIEGNLALKGGEKVAIVGARFNHIITDRLVEGARDAFLRHGGDEANLSLILVPGAFEIPMALEKALASGKFDAVCCVGAVIRGSTPHFDYVSAETTKGIANVTLKYGKPVTFGVLTVDSIEQAIERAGSKAGNKGFEAMTGVIEMLSLYKNLEA from the coding sequence ATGAAAATAATCGAAGGAAATTTGGCTCTAAAAGGCGGCGAGAAGGTCGCCATAGTAGGCGCTAGATTTAACCACATCATCACCGATAGGCTGGTGGAGGGCGCGAGGGATGCGTTTTTGCGTCACGGCGGCGACGAGGCGAATTTGAGCCTCATTTTGGTGCCAGGCGCGTTTGAGATACCGATGGCGCTTGAAAAGGCGCTAGCTAGCGGTAAATTTGACGCAGTTTGCTGCGTGGGAGCGGTGATCCGCGGCTCTACGCCTCACTTTGACTACGTGAGCGCCGAGACTACCAAGGGCATCGCAAACGTCACGCTAAAATACGGCAAGCCGGTGACCTTTGGCGTGCTAACGGTCGATAGCATCGAGCAAGCCATCGAGCGAGCGGGCTCAAAGGCCGGAAACAAGGGCTTTGAGGCGATGACGGGCGTGATCGAGATGTTAAGCTTATATAAAAATTTGGAGGCGTGA
- the nusB gene encoding transcription antitermination factor NusB, with protein MATRHQVRQAVVSLLYSNEINPVTATFEEEFLEEKKIRNERKYEAQQTFKEVLANKEKLDEILKPYLKDGDFSKVGATELAILRLGLYEMKFSQTDKAVIINEAIELAKELGSDQAPKFINGVLDKLKGDL; from the coding sequence ATGGCGACTCGTCATCAGGTCAGGCAGGCCGTCGTTTCGCTACTATACTCAAACGAGATAAATCCGGTAACTGCTACATTTGAAGAGGAATTTTTGGAAGAAAAAAAGATAAGAAACGAGCGAAAATATGAGGCGCAGCAGACCTTTAAAGAGGTGCTCGCAAATAAAGAAAAACTAGATGAAATTTTAAAGCCATATCTAAAAGACGGCGATTTTAGCAAGGTTGGTGCAACCGAACTAGCCATCCTTAGACTTGGGCTTTATGAAATGAAATTTAGCCAAACTGATAAAGCAGTTATCATAAACGAAGCGATCGAGCTTGCGAAAGAACTTGGAAGTGATCAGGCACCAAAATTTATAAATGGCGTACTTGATAAGCTAAAGGGCGATCTGTGA
- the pyrF gene encoding orotidine-5'-phosphate decarboxylase yields MRLCVALDMASREENLALVRELKGLDLWLKVGLRSYLRDGAKFIEELKGIEGFKIFLDLKLYDIPNTMADAAEVVSKIGVDMINVHASAGERAMKTVMDRLAGLGSRSLVLAVSALTSFNESEFEMVYNDTLARSVRKFSQMSFEAGLDGMVCSVFESKLIKDVTNEKFITLCPGVRPFGESAGDQKRVANLVSAKQEGSDFIVVGRPIYENANPREICERILEQI; encoded by the coding sequence GTGAGGCTCTGTGTTGCACTTGATATGGCTAGTCGTGAAGAGAATTTAGCCCTTGTTCGCGAGCTAAAAGGGCTTGATCTTTGGCTAAAAGTGGGACTTAGAAGCTATCTTAGGGATGGGGCAAAATTTATAGAAGAGCTAAAAGGGATTGAAGGTTTTAAAATTTTTCTTGATCTAAAACTTTATGACATACCAAATACGATGGCAGATGCGGCTGAAGTAGTCTCAAAAATAGGTGTAGATATGATAAATGTGCATGCTAGCGCTGGTGAGCGCGCGATGAAGACAGTTATGGATAGGCTAGCTGGTCTTGGGAGCCGTTCTTTAGTGCTCGCAGTATCGGCACTGACTAGCTTTAACGAGAGTGAATTTGAAATGGTTTATAACGATACGCTTGCTCGCTCGGTTAGAAAATTTAGCCAGATGAGCTTTGAAGCAGGGCTTGATGGAATGGTCTGTTCTGTTTTTGAAAGCAAGCTCATCAAAGATGTTACAAACGAGAAATTTATTACGCTTTGTCCCGGTGTTAGGCCCTTTGGAGAGAGTGCTGGAGATCAAAAAAGAGTAGCTAACTTAGTGAGTGCAAAGCAAGAGGGCAGTGATTTTATCGTTGTTGGTAGGCCAATTTATGAAAACGCAAATCCAAGAGAAATTTGTGAACGAATTTTGGAGCAAATTTAA
- a CDS encoding helix-hairpin-helix domain-containing protein: MSDFKKILYVGEATQADLLALGYTDIASLKGADLDEMFERTKALGRDSDRCILYVYRMVCYYANMPHLDKAKLK, from the coding sequence TTGAGTGATTTTAAGAAAATCCTCTATGTTGGCGAAGCGACGCAGGCCGATCTGCTGGCACTCGGCTACACAGACATTGCTTCGTTAAAGGGCGCAGATCTGGACGAGATGTTTGAGCGCACAAAAGCGCTCGGACGCGACAGCGATAGGTGTATCCTCTATGTTTACCGTATGGTTTGCTACTATGCAAATATGCCGCACCTAGACAAAGCCAAGTTAAAATAG
- a CDS encoding tyrosine-type recombinase/integrase, with protein sequence MQNVKFKYYADLYLKLGKSEWKLSTYCKNKGIVKNRLNVFFDLDIYEIKPSVIRLWLNSIQDVSNKSKKHYLNSLSMILKLALEDEIIDKNPIIHIKSIVHKTPRIEPFTSQQVNDILRLSTRYNDRFQIFLYIGFFTGMRTGEILSLKIKDVDLENRVININSTRSRFGENTPKTIYSIRTIPILDNLYSKLKKYIENYQDNIYLLQTQYNEPYRDTGVFTSDFWKPILHELNLPYRRLYNMRHTYATSMLYGNYVTPVELSKLLGHSTPKMIYDVYVNYLNSNLKDFKRDISIY encoded by the coding sequence ATGCAAAATGTTAAATTTAAATACTATGCCGATTTATATCTTAAGCTTGGTAAGTCTGAATGGAAATTATCGACGTATTGCAAGAATAAAGGCATTGTAAAAAATAGGTTAAATGTTTTCTTTGATTTAGATATTTACGAAATAAAGCCCAGCGTTATTCGTTTATGGCTTAATTCTATACAAGACGTTTCTAATAAAAGCAAAAAACATTATTTGAATTCTCTATCTATGATCTTAAAGCTTGCCTTAGAGGATGAAATAATTGATAAAAATCCTATTATACATATTAAAAGCATAGTCCATAAAACACCGAGAATAGAGCCTTTTACTAGCCAGCAAGTAAATGATATTCTAAGATTATCTACTAGATATAATGATAGATTCCAAATTTTTTTATATATTGGCTTTTTTACTGGCATGCGGACTGGTGAGATATTATCTTTAAAAATAAAAGATGTTGATTTAGAAAATAGGGTTATAAATATTAATTCTACCAGGTCCAGATTTGGCGAGAATACACCTAAAACAATTTATTCAATTAGAACTATACCTATCTTGGATAATTTGTATAGTAAGCTTAAAAAATATATTGAGAACTATCAAGACAATATTTATCTTTTACAAACGCAATATAATGAACCTTACAGAGATACTGGCGTTTTTACTTCTGATTTTTGGAAGCCTATATTACATGAGTTAAATTTGCCATATAGGCGGCTTTACAATATGCGACATACTTATGCTACTTCTATGCTTTATGGTAATTATGTTACTCCAGTAGAGTTATCAAAGCTCTTGGGCCATTCCACTCCTAAAATGATTTACGATGTATATGTAAATTATCTTAATTCAAACTTAAAAGATTTTAAGCGAGATATTTCAATTTATTAA
- a CDS encoding replication endonuclease, with product MYGISETDKIFLKTKLENQKKFLDSNFFMINGEYVPYSNFYFSSWHNSNRYIAELNNRVASLNDYAQSQGLCPIFAVFTLPSEYHKQKLITLKSGKKKLVYNKKYIDDEKHSVSAGASKLQALVRSIMNSLHFRSLSQNQRCYITTKEPHLDGTCHLNLLVFVPKENLDKCVSAIKDRFLDTHSRVETDIKNATSYVMKYIFKTLDDLRQNPDLDNLTDISYWYLKHKIRRFTMSKTFVSLEIYRKLNGSIDLISLTKNYNKGLVTVVVDPDTRKPLKIFDEFGELWQKTRIIKDSNTIKRYEYASDEIKSFGNSLNQRQILKLCDELFKSDEKPKPVSRMKDYELVNYYQSLGGDVNAQHLAYVENLMLDRNLDNFTHYHERHDLNAPDIDSFVDRLLICNEF from the coding sequence ATGTATGGAATTAGTGAAACTGATAAAATCTTTTTAAAAACCAAACTAGAAAATCAAAAGAAATTTCTTGATAGCAATTTCTTTATGATAAATGGCGAGTATGTCCCTTACTCAAATTTTTATTTTTCTAGCTGGCATAACTCGAATAGATACATTGCGGAGCTTAATAACCGAGTAGCTAGCCTTAATGATTATGCTCAAAGTCAAGGGCTTTGCCCTATCTTTGCAGTTTTTACCTTGCCTAGTGAGTATCATAAACAAAAGCTTATAACTCTTAAGAGTGGCAAGAAAAAGCTTGTTTATAATAAAAAGTATATCGATGATGAAAAGCATAGCGTTAGCGCAGGAGCTAGCAAGCTTCAAGCCTTAGTTAGAAGTATTATGAATTCATTGCATTTTAGGAGCTTATCACAAAATCAAAGATGTTATATAACTACTAAAGAACCGCATTTGGACGGAACTTGTCATTTAAATTTGCTCGTCTTTGTCCCTAAAGAAAATTTGGATAAGTGCGTTTCTGCTATTAAAGATCGTTTTTTAGATACTCATAGCAGAGTCGAAACTGATATTAAAAATGCTACTTCGTATGTTATGAAGTATATTTTTAAGACTCTTGACGATTTACGCCAAAATCCTGACTTGGATAATTTGACCGATATAAGCTACTGGTATTTAAAGCATAAAATTAGACGTTTTACAATGTCAAAAACATTTGTAAGTCTTGAAATTTATAGAAAACTAAACGGCAGTATTGACCTAATATCTCTTACTAAAAATTATAACAAAGGCTTGGTTACTGTTGTCGTTGATCCTGATACCAGGAAGCCTTTAAAAATATTTGATGAATTTGGCGAACTTTGGCAAAAGACTAGAATAATTAAAGATAGCAACACTATTAAACGGTATGAATATGCAAGCGATGAAATAAAGAGCTTTGGTAATTCTCTAAATCAAAGGCAAATTTTAAAGCTTTGTGATGAGCTTTTTAAAAGCGATGAAAAGCCTAAACCAGTAAGCAGAATGAAAGATTATGAATTAGTTAATTACTATCAAAGCTTGGGTGGCGATGTAAATGCCCAGCATTTAGCCTATGTTGAAAATTTAATGCTTGATAGGAATTTAGATAATTTCACACACTATCATGAAAGGCATGATTTAAATGCCCCTGATATTGATAGCTTTGTAGATAGACTTTTGATTTGTAATGAGTTTTAA
- a CDS encoding type II secretion system protein GspD → MKNLQRLILVLCFLLSSSLSALEYRNITFNDFLGEISSITGKNIVISGNVDTNFDVFLPTLDLSNTDTFSKLLKDILNVNGLDYLIQDSVLLIYNPTVEDKPVLNDYIIKFKHVSKEDVVSALSLFNENIKYTVYSDRILLITTESQYEIINNLINGLDTSYQLRQLSFTIISTDNTKLKEIGPRIESLLNPLDHFYFKIITNVLTVDSTKVNKDSVTSLINLLKEKGVSDLLYNPRVTLIDNKDSVIESVIKTPIQKSSIEIQNNQRMTTNQVDYQDVGLKLYITNVLITNDSVSFTLDLYIESLLDDTLTPRISSRHLKTNVYLTDSNSFLIGGINSKETIKSTKTIPFVENIPILGDITTYKSEKTTDYSFSIFITMLPSEKDIFSEFYYDPKDKHLALERYLTSAARNAKGAPRSGE, encoded by the coding sequence ATGAAAAATCTCCAAAGACTGATTCTAGTCCTATGCTTCCTACTCTCAAGTAGTTTATCTGCCTTAGAATATCGTAACATTACCTTTAACGATTTCTTAGGCGAGATTAGTTCTATAACTGGCAAAAATATTGTCATTAGTGGTAACGTTGATACTAATTTTGACGTATTTTTACCTACGCTTGATCTAAGCAATACTGATACTTTTTCTAAGTTACTTAAAGATATTTTAAATGTTAATGGTCTTGATTATTTGATACAAGATAGTGTCTTGTTGATATATAATCCAACCGTTGAAGATAAGCCAGTATTGAATGATTATATAATCAAATTTAAGCACGTTTCCAAAGAAGATGTTGTATCTGCTCTTTCTTTATTTAATGAAAACATAAAATACACTGTTTATAGTGATAGGATACTGCTTATTACTACTGAAAGTCAGTATGAGATTATTAATAATCTTATTAATGGGCTTGACACTAGCTATCAATTAAGGCAACTTAGCTTTACAATTATTAGCACGGATAACACAAAACTTAAAGAAATTGGCCCACGTATAGAATCACTTTTAAATCCACTAGATCATTTTTATTTTAAAATTATTACCAACGTTCTTACGGTCGATAGCACCAAAGTCAATAAAGATTCTGTCACCAGTCTTATAAATTTACTTAAAGAAAAGGGCGTATCTGATCTACTTTATAATCCTAGAGTTACCCTTATTGATAATAAAGATAGTGTAATTGAGAGTGTTATAAAGACCCCTATTCAAAAATCATCAATCGAAATTCAAAACAATCAAAGAATGACTACAAATCAAGTCGATTATCAAGATGTTGGCTTAAAGCTTTATATTACAAATGTCTTAATTACTAATGATAGCGTTAGCTTTACTTTGGATTTATATATAGAAAGTTTGCTTGATGATACATTGACTCCTAGAATTTCTAGTAGGCATCTAAAAACAAATGTATATCTTACTGATTCAAATTCTTTTCTTATTGGTGGTATTAATAGCAAAGAAACAATAAAATCAACGAAAACTATTCCCTTTGTTGAAAATATTCCTATTCTTGGCGATATAACTACATATAAGAGCGAAAAAACAACTGATTATAGTTTTAGTATATTTATTACAATGCTTCCGTCTGAAAAAGATATTTTTTCTGAGTTTTATTATGATCCAAAAGATAAACACCTTGCCTTAGAACGCTACTTGACGAGCGCAGCGCGCAACGCAAAAGGGGCCCCACGTAGTGGGGAATGA
- a CDS encoding zonular occludens toxin domain-containing protein, translating to MLSLIIGPPRSGKTYKAVHIINDEYELHLKDESKYRFIYTNINGLKFDHFNGFVKQYDKNDFLTAVSQEYTLSSQYENGFLDNIDNYDEYALKNGIYENYHHCLIVLDEAYNTFTKTFNDSLGRFLSYHGHFGIDIIFLFQSKRQTNREYLVHTELMYMAQPSGKRLFSSLFKYKVYSTSSNFNYNLIRSENLKFNQKVSDLYSSGSKEIYKSYATKKILFLLAFIVFSYLLYKFLEPKHEPDQSSSQDTRFVDLNTSDSKAPKTISNSVDNSDINTTIFNNNRIYLKITCFPNGCKFRNYAIDLSLDSFLQLLSFSNCHIFLQDKKSGNYIDYFVSCHADFERVLKSLENSSQGFANEKSPKTDSSPMLPTLK from the coding sequence ATGCTTAGTTTGATCATTGGTCCGCCACGTTCTGGAAAAACATATAAAGCTGTTCATATAATAAACGATGAGTATGAGCTACATTTAAAAGATGAATCAAAGTATAGATTTATTTATACTAATATTAATGGCTTAAAATTTGATCATTTTAATGGCTTTGTAAAGCAATATGATAAGAATGATTTTCTTACTGCTGTTAGTCAAGAATATACGCTTAGCTCTCAATATGAAAATGGCTTTTTAGATAATATAGATAATTATGATGAGTATGCTTTAAAAAATGGCATCTATGAAAATTATCATCATTGCTTGATAGTTCTTGACGAAGCTTACAACACCTTTACTAAAACATTTAACGATAGCTTGGGTAGGTTTTTAAGTTATCACGGACATTTTGGCATTGATATTATTTTTTTATTTCAGTCTAAACGTCAGACAAATAGAGAATATTTAGTTCATACTGAATTAATGTATATGGCCCAGCCTAGTGGCAAAAGGCTCTTTAGTAGTCTTTTTAAATATAAAGTTTATAGCACTTCGTCTAATTTTAATTATAATCTTATTCGCTCTGAAAATCTAAAATTTAATCAAAAGGTTTCAGATTTATATAGTAGTGGCTCAAAAGAAATTTATAAAAGCTATGCGACTAAAAAAATCTTATTTTTATTAGCTTTTATAGTTTTTTCTTATTTACTTTATAAATTTTTAGAGCCTAAGCATGAGCCAGATCAGTCATCTAGTCAAGATACCAGGTTTGTTGATTTAAATACTTCTGATTCTAAAGCACCTAAGACAATTTCAAATAGCGTAGATAATTCAGACATAAACACCACTATTTTTAATAACAATAGAATCTATCTAAAGATAACTTGCTTTCCAAATGGTTGTAAATTTAGAAATTACGCCATTGATTTATCTTTAGATAGCTTCTTACAACTTCTTTCTTTCTCAAACTGCCATATATTCTTACAAGATAAGAAGTCAGGCAACTACATTGATTATTTTGTTTCTTGCCATGCGGATTTTGAAAGGGTTTTAAAAAGCTTAGAAAATTCATCACAAGGGTTTGCAAATGAAAAATCTCCAAAGACTGATTCTAGTCCTATGCTTCCTACTCTCAAGTAG
- a CDS encoding phosphonate transporter: protein MEKTKNFLESTKVKVAAVSSALLSAPALFAGDAPVVPTTPLKADYALFDYVFAGVIAVTFVFMIAGRVKSFIK, encoded by the coding sequence ATGGAAAAAACTAAAAATTTTCTAGAATCTACTAAGGTTAAAGTTGCTGCTGTTAGCTCTGCATTGCTTTCAGCTCCTGCTCTTTTTGCTGGAGATGCTCCAGTAGTACCGACTACGCCGTTAAAAGCTGACTATGCTTTATTTGACTACGTATTTGCTGGTGTTATCGCTGTTACTTTCGTCTTTATGATTGCTGGCAGAGTTAAGTCTTTCATAAAGTAG